From the genome of Sulfurovum sp. NBC37-1, one region includes:
- a CDS encoding TolC family protein, which yields MRLFLFILAIAVTLLQAQSINQLIDYSLKKHTSLQTIQHRLSAMDDRIAKSRNWSNPEMILNMNDIQFDDPTNRGIEPMQYQAINVKQRFPWFGKIDAREHFTRAQKNVILDSYDIARIKLAEEIRTTSYTILEIKERLRIIGEYERLTKQNIALYDAYTATDSKSHSNSMSAELMLSRLQIRNERYRSVLKSQEAKLAYLVQKKNPFVSDSLHMRKPKSLQYYLTRLEHNPAYHRTVSQTKVANANRRIKELESNPDPFVQVGYFNRQEYEDYASVAVGFALPILGSEKLETEAARKEVLAAKSAALDYHAALESEIRVNYAQMKEAYHIYRIIQNDSMPKLKHMFELNEASIESGEDLFTYTNLLEQKLDLDEERIVAKAQYLRSVAKLKSLIGNIK from the coding sequence ATGCGACTTTTCCTCTTCATTCTTGCAATAGCAGTTACACTGCTGCAGGCACAAAGCATCAATCAGCTTATCGATTACTCATTGAAAAAGCACACTTCTCTTCAGACCATACAGCACAGGCTTTCGGCTATGGATGACCGCATAGCCAAGAGCAGGAACTGGTCCAATCCGGAGATGATACTCAACATGAACGATATCCAGTTCGATGACCCAACCAACAGAGGCATCGAACCGATGCAGTATCAGGCGATCAATGTCAAACAGCGTTTCCCATGGTTCGGGAAGATCGATGCGAGAGAGCACTTTACCCGTGCACAGAAAAATGTCATCCTCGATTCTTATGACATTGCCAGGATCAAACTGGCAGAAGAGATACGAACGACCTCCTATACCATTCTTGAGATCAAAGAACGGCTTCGTATCATCGGAGAGTATGAACGGCTTACGAAACAGAATATCGCACTCTACGATGCCTACACGGCAACGGACAGCAAAAGCCACTCGAACAGTATGTCGGCCGAACTGATGCTCTCAAGGCTGCAGATCAGAAACGAACGCTACAGATCGGTACTTAAAAGCCAGGAAGCCAAACTTGCCTACCTTGTCCAGAAAAAGAACCCGTTTGTCTCCGACAGCCTGCACATGAGAAAACCAAAATCATTGCAGTATTATCTCACCCGTCTTGAACACAACCCAGCCTATCACAGAACCGTCTCACAGACAAAGGTGGCAAATGCCAACCGAAGAATAAAAGAGCTCGAAAGCAACCCGGACCCTTTCGTTCAGGTAGGCTATTTCAACCGTCAGGAGTATGAGGACTATGCCAGCGTCGCCGTAGGGTTCGCCCTGCCTATCCTCGGTTCTGAAAAACTCGAGACCGAAGCGGCACGCAAAGAAGTACTGGCAGCAAAGAGCGCGGCACTGGATTACCATGCGGCACTTGAAAGCGAAATCCGCGTGAACTATGCGCAGATGAAAGAGGCATACCACATCTACCGGATCATTCAGAACGACAGTATGCCCAAGCTTAAACATATGTTTGAACTCAATGAAGCTTCCATCGAAAGCGGTGAAGACCTCTTTACCTATACCAATCTGCTGGAACAGAAACTCGACCTCGATGAAGAAAGGATCGTTGCCAAGGCGCAATATCTCAGAAGCGTAGCCAAGCTCAAATCACTGATAGGAAACATAAAATAA
- a CDS encoding helix-turn-helix domain-containing protein, which translates to MRDSMNEAISSTVKDMIEADLEVSFTKKELKRMGVEIAPVTITAGEIKIIRKSLKLSQSVFAKLLNVSLSSVRQWEQGIRTPSGSTMVLLELLQREPELLNYRLDLSVA; encoded by the coding sequence ATGCGTGATAGTATGAATGAAGCGATATCTTCAACCGTAAAAGATATGATAGAGGCTGACCTGGAAGTTTCCTTTACAAAAAAAGAATTGAAGAGAATGGGGGTTGAAATAGCACCTGTGACCATTACTGCAGGTGAGATCAAAATAATACGTAAGAGCTTAAAATTAAGTCAGTCAGTTTTTGCCAAACTTTTAAATGTCAGCCTCTCTTCTGTAAGACAATGGGAGCAGGGTATACGTACCCCCAGTGGATCGACAATGGTATTACTGGAACTTCTACAGCGTGAACCCGAACTTTTGAATTATCGTCTTGATCTTAGTGTGGCATAA
- a CDS encoding DUF434 domain-containing protein translates to MPLRHRGVHPKDAEYFAKDQLPKLATAVKELSWLLGRGYSMKAALTLVGDHHQLATRQRLAVGRIACADGKIAARQAKCISLETLKGREILIDGFNLIITIETALGDGAVFDCLDGCYRDLSSVYGSYRPVEETLPAIELIGNLLADCHPKQVHWLFDRPVSNSGRLAGMVQQLGDAHNWPFTTETTDRTDALLAESKRIVVSCDSAILDHTAQWCNLAREVVTRSVPDAWIIDLKG, encoded by the coding sequence ATGCCCTTGCGCCATCGCGGTGTCCATCCCAAAGATGCAGAATATTTTGCCAAAGACCAGCTGCCTAAACTTGCAACCGCTGTCAAAGAGCTGTCGTGGCTGCTTGGCCGGGGTTACAGCATGAAAGCCGCCTTGACACTCGTTGGTGACCATCACCAGCTTGCTACACGACAGAGGCTTGCTGTCGGCCGCATAGCCTGTGCCGACGGCAAGATCGCTGCACGGCAGGCAAAATGCATCAGCCTGGAGACGCTGAAGGGACGGGAGATCCTCATTGACGGTTTCAACCTCATCATCACCATTGAGACCGCCCTTGGTGATGGTGCTGTCTTCGACTGTCTGGACGGCTGCTACCGTGACCTCTCGTCCGTTTACGGCAGCTACAGGCCGGTCGAAGAGACACTCCCCGCCATTGAGCTCATCGGCAATTTGCTGGCCGACTGTCACCCAAAGCAGGTCCACTGGCTTTTTGACAGGCCCGTCTCTAACAGCGGCAGGCTCGCCGGAATGGTCCAGCAACTGGGAGATGCACACAACTGGCCCTTCACCACCGAAACAACAGACCGCACCGATGCACTGCTGGCAGAGAGCAAGCGTATTGTCGTCAGCTGTGACTCAGCCATACTCGACCACACGGCACAGTGGTGCAACCTGGCACGTGAAGTCGTTACACGTTCAGTTCCGGATGCATGGATCATCGACCTGAAGGGTTGA
- a CDS encoding efflux RND transporter periplasmic adaptor subunit produces MENKIFKTFILTLVLFTISAQAEMKCESGKCSTGKEATQKAIPKKPEPAKSEAMPGMTTEEHTAMLKKEATQAKKPDPKKAQEKKNRRIIEQLFNVKTVKVKRLKAAKEQVNYGYIVVEDSRRVDVVAWYEGYVEALYADTLYQKIKEGDALAKVYSPEVYKAKQDYLNSLKFNAQRSSPGMLRGAREKLRLLNISDKEIEQIRSTRKIDLYTTIYAPMSGWIFSKKINEGSSFKKQAMLFEIVNLEQVWLEAKLFQKELTKLNTLQHFTVKVEGIPTVFKARKTLLYPRLNPKEATATLRLVVDNPNEELKPGMYAKVHASGKKQTDLVIPRTAALRKDGRWYAFIATEFKGEYEPIKIELEPLDNQYFVVKKGLSEGESVVNNALFMMDSDAQINSIY; encoded by the coding sequence ATGGAAAACAAAATATTCAAAACCTTTATACTTACTCTTGTACTTTTCACCATCTCGGCACAGGCAGAGATGAAATGTGAATCCGGAAAATGCAGTACAGGCAAAGAGGCAACCCAAAAAGCTATTCCCAAAAAACCTGAACCGGCCAAATCGGAAGCGATGCCCGGTATGACAACTGAAGAGCATACCGCCATGCTGAAAAAAGAAGCAACACAGGCAAAGAAGCCCGACCCCAAAAAGGCACAGGAGAAGAAGAACCGACGTATCATCGAACAGCTTTTCAATGTCAAAACCGTGAAAGTCAAACGTCTAAAAGCGGCAAAGGAGCAAGTTAACTACGGCTATATCGTCGTGGAGGATTCACGCAGGGTCGATGTCGTGGCCTGGTATGAAGGGTATGTCGAAGCGCTGTATGCCGATACGCTCTACCAAAAAATCAAAGAAGGAGATGCACTTGCAAAAGTCTACTCTCCGGAAGTCTATAAAGCCAAGCAGGACTACCTGAATTCACTCAAGTTCAATGCACAGCGCTCATCGCCAGGTATGCTTAGAGGGGCCAGGGAGAAACTCAGACTGCTCAACATAAGTGATAAAGAGATCGAGCAAATCAGATCGACACGGAAGATCGATCTCTATACGACTATCTACGCACCGATGTCAGGCTGGATCTTTTCCAAGAAGATCAATGAAGGATCAAGTTTTAAGAAGCAGGCGATGCTTTTTGAGATCGTCAATCTTGAACAGGTCTGGCTCGAAGCGAAACTCTTTCAAAAAGAACTCACCAAGCTCAACACACTGCAGCACTTTACTGTAAAGGTAGAAGGCATCCCAACAGTATTCAAAGCCAGAAAAACCCTGCTCTACCCGAGACTCAACCCCAAAGAGGCGACAGCGACACTGCGCCTTGTTGTCGACAACCCAAACGAAGAGCTTAAACCCGGCATGTATGCCAAGGTACATGCTTCCGGCAAGAAACAGACCGACCTGGTGATCCCGCGTACTGCTGCACTGAGAAAAGACGGCAGGTGGTATGCCTTTATCGCCACGGAATTCAAAGGAGAGTATGAACCGATCAAGATAGAACTCGAACCGCTCGACAACCAGTACTTCGTCGTCAAAAAAGGCTTGTCTGAAGGAGAATCCGTTGTAAATAATGCACTCTTCATGATGGACTCCGATGCCCAGATCAACAGTATCTATTAG
- a CDS encoding type II toxin-antitoxin system RelE/ParE family toxin: protein MIFIESKLFEKLREKYLEDENYRQLQNFLLEQPLAGDVIQGTGGLRKVRWSANDKGKRGGIRTIYLYITDKSHIHFLTLYAKNEVSDLTTQEKKILKSIVEELKNG from the coding sequence ATGATATTTATAGAATCAAAGTTATTTGAGAAGTTACGTGAAAAGTATCTGGAAGATGAGAACTATCGTCAATTGCAGAACTTTTTACTAGAACAGCCTTTGGCTGGTGATGTTATACAAGGTACCGGTGGACTACGAAAAGTCCGTTGGTCTGCCAATGATAAAGGTAAGAGAGGTGGTATTCGCACTATTTATCTTTACATCACAGACAAAAGCCATATTCACTTTTTGACTTTGTATGCCAAAAATGAAGTAAGTGATCTGACTACACAGGAAAAGAAGATACTCAAAAGTATCGTAGAGGAGTTAAAAAATGGCTAA
- a CDS encoding PIN domain-containing protein: MANRILIDTNVVVRFLTRDNEKYFLKSVAIFQDIEDGKMEAMLMDFIVAEIVSVLHRIYKHSKKEIATTLKKLLLYDHLYTENKLITFEALEIYAEKNIDFADAVLYAKQRLEGFEIISFDKDIEKC; encoded by the coding sequence ATGGCAAATAGGATATTGATCGATACGAATGTAGTGGTCCGTTTTCTGACAAGAGACAATGAAAAGTACTTTTTAAAAAGCGTAGCAATATTTCAAGATATAGAAGATGGAAAAATGGAAGCGATGCTGATGGATTTCATCGTAGCCGAAATCGTATCTGTATTACACCGGATCTACAAGCATAGTAAAAAAGAGATAGCAACAACGCTTAAAAAACTTTTGCTTTATGATCATCTGTATACTGAAAATAAACTCATTACTTTTGAGGCACTGGAAATCTATGCAGAAAAAAATATCGATTTTGCCGATGCGGTGCTTTATGCAAAACAGAGGCTTGAAGGGTTTGAGATCATTAGCTTTGATAAAGATATAGAAAAGTGTTGA
- a CDS encoding toxin-antitoxin system TumE family protein, whose protein sequence is MSDLENLLNLDGETFPMDNGYWVKFEAWRIEVSKNVPHGIRYSLTLHDKYNQRVIGYDNAHSFRSGKKYGAKKETYDHIHKQMDIVPYEFESASQLLEDFWKSVEYYMENN, encoded by the coding sequence GTGAGTGATCTAGAGAACTTACTTAACCTTGATGGTGAAACATTTCCTATGGATAATGGCTATTGGGTCAAGTTTGAGGCTTGGAGGATTGAGGTAAGTAAAAACGTACCTCATGGCATCAGATATTCTTTGACCTTACATGATAAATACAACCAAAGAGTTATTGGTTATGACAATGCACATAGTTTTAGAAGTGGAAAGAAGTATGGAGCAAAAAAAGAGACGTATGACCATATCCATAAGCAGATGGATATCGTACCTTATGAATTTGAATCTGCTTCACAACTTCTTGAAGACTTTTGGAAGAGTGTAGAGTATTATATGGAGAACAATTGA
- a CDS encoding ORF6N domain-containing protein: MYKVETKVLNPAVKRNIKRFPDDFMFQLNEKEVESMVSQNAIPSKQHLGGAMPYAFTEQGVYMLATVLKSDVAIEVNISIMRTFAKLREFSKHYNALAKKIMEVERKNDKQYRELKKALEDLINSSNEVERKTIGFIKTEESE, encoded by the coding sequence TTGTATAAAGTAGAGACAAAAGTATTGAATCCGGCAGTCAAAAGAAATATTAAAAGATTTCCAGATGATTTTATGTTTCAACTCAATGAAAAAGAGGTTGAATCTATGGTGTCGCAAAATGCGATACCTTCAAAACAGCATCTTGGTGGAGCAATGCCTTACGCTTTTACGGAGCAGGGTGTTTATATGTTGGCAACTGTTTTGAAATCAGATGTTGCTATAGAAGTTAATATTTCTATCATGCGTACATTTGCAAAACTACGAGAATTTTCTAAACATTACAATGCATTAGCCAAGAAGATCATGGAAGTTGAACGAAAAAATGATAAGCAGTACAGAGAACTTAAAAAAGCACTGGAAGATTTAATAAATAGTTCTAATGAGGTGGAACGTAAGACCATAGGGTTCATTAAGACTGAAGAATCTGAATGA
- a CDS encoding type II toxin-antitoxin system RelE/ParE family toxin → MNFVYREDERAVMVYGFMKKEQENLSAEELKSFKTLSKDILGLSDEELSKAIEKNVFTEIGEKDA, encoded by the coding sequence CTGAATTTTGTTTATCGTGAAGATGAGAGAGCAGTTATGGTTTATGGTTTTATGAAAAAGGAGCAGGAGAACTTATCGGCTGAAGAGTTGAAAAGTTTTAAAACATTGTCAAAAGATATATTGGGTTTGAGTGATGAAGAGCTTAGTAAAGCCATAGAAAAAAATGTATTTACAGAAATAGGAGAAAAAGATGCGTGA
- the ppk2 gene encoding polyphosphate kinase 2 has protein sequence MEKKKQKKLVKQCIGKCKKEEARVEEGKEPRLPVWKKKSTLTYEKELKLLQMELLKLQNHIKEKGLKVLIIFEGRDAAGKGGTIKRIMEHLNPRGARVVALGIPSDVEKTQWYFQRYTQHLPSGGEITLFDRSWYNRAGVEPVMGFCTEEEHARFLHEVPFYEEMQVGSGTHLIKFYLTISKEEQAKRFHERQVNPLKNYKISPIDIKAQELWDKYTIAKYSMLLASHTEHAPWAIINSDIKKNARINVIKHILSSFEYEGKSSEIDLTPDQSILYDGGKEIRRLEKVIAEGGKP, from the coding sequence ATGGAAAAAAAGAAACAAAAAAAACTTGTTAAACAATGTATCGGCAAGTGCAAAAAAGAAGAAGCAAGAGTTGAAGAGGGCAAGGAACCCCGTCTACCTGTCTGGAAAAAAAAATCCACACTCACCTATGAAAAAGAGTTAAAACTGCTGCAGATGGAGCTGCTAAAACTTCAGAACCATATCAAAGAGAAAGGCCTAAAAGTACTCATCATTTTCGAAGGGCGTGATGCGGCAGGAAAAGGCGGAACCATAAAAAGGATCATGGAGCATCTCAATCCCCGTGGTGCCAGGGTCGTTGCTCTGGGCATTCCTTCCGATGTTGAAAAAACACAATGGTATTTCCAGCGATACACGCAACATCTTCCAAGCGGCGGGGAGATCACCCTTTTTGACCGAAGCTGGTACAACCGTGCCGGTGTCGAACCGGTGATGGGATTCTGTACGGAAGAAGAGCATGCCCGATTTCTGCATGAAGTGCCCTTTTATGAGGAAATGCAGGTAGGTTCCGGTACACACCTGATCAAGTTCTATCTTACTATTTCAAAAGAGGAACAGGCAAAACGCTTTCATGAGAGACAGGTTAATCCTCTCAAAAATTACAAGATATCCCCCATAGACATCAAAGCACAGGAGTTGTGGGACAAATATACCATCGCAAAATACTCTATGCTGCTGGCATCACATACTGAACATGCCCCCTGGGCGATTATCAATTCTGACATTAAGAAAAACGCCCGAATCAACGTGATCAAACACATTCTTTCCTCTTTCGAGTATGAGGGAAAATCATCCGAGATAGACCTGACACCCGATCAGAGCATTCTTTATGATGGCGGCAAAGAGATCAGAAGACTAGAAAAAGTGATAGCGGAAGGTGGGAAACCCTAA
- a CDS encoding winged helix-turn-helix domain-containing protein, whose translation MLETIFGSKNRERVLQFILANNEGYAKEIADFYATSLDPIQKQLEKLELGGVLVSKNVGRTRLFFFNPRYAFLNELKALLEKARSYYSPEEIERLTMRRKRPRRAGKPL comes from the coding sequence ATGTTAGAAACAATTTTTGGTTCTAAAAACCGTGAACGTGTATTACAGTTTATTCTTGCAAATAATGAGGGCTATGCCAAAGAGATAGCCGATTTTTATGCTACGAGTTTAGACCCCATTCAGAAGCAATTGGAAAAACTTGAGTTGGGTGGCGTGCTTGTTAGCAAAAATGTAGGACGTACACGACTTTTCTTTTTCAACCCTCGCTATGCTTTTTTGAATGAATTAAAAGCACTTTTAGAGAAAGCCAGAAGTTATTACAGTCCTGAAGAAATAGAAAGATTGACAATGAGACGTAAGAGACCAAGGCGGGCAGGAAAACCATTATGA
- a CDS encoding PLP-dependent transferase, which yields MGDNRTLALHMASTIYSDFDAETRKFLGVHEGLIRVSIGLEDPEVIAEDFLQAAFKL from the coding sequence ATCGGGGATAACAGAACACTTGCCCTTCATATGGCCAGTACGATCTACAGCGACTTTGATGCAGAAACTCGAAAGTTCCTTGGTGTACACGAAGGACTTATTCGTGTCTCCATCGGTCTGGAAGACCCTGAAGTGATCGCGGAAGACTTTCTTCAGGCAGCTTTCAAACTATAG
- a CDS encoding helix-turn-helix domain-containing protein translates to MKTVRVGIMSKEAYKQRTIDIAKGLYVPKADEPKIWFESMKSMAQILSNENQALLKTILDHEPKSLKELEALTGRAKSNLSRTLKTLERYGIVELHKSNNALIAKVKATHFKVEFGFEAA, encoded by the coding sequence ATGAAAACGGTCCGAGTAGGCATTATGTCAAAAGAAGCGTACAAACAAAGAACCATAGACATTGCAAAGGGACTATATGTACCCAAAGCAGATGAACCTAAAATTTGGTTTGAGTCTATGAAGTCTATGGCACAGATACTCAGCAATGAAAATCAGGCATTACTGAAAACCATACTGGACCATGAACCGAAGTCACTAAAAGAGCTTGAGGCGCTGACAGGAAGAGCAAAGTCAAACTTATCCCGGACACTCAAAACACTTGAACGTTATGGTATTGTAGAATTACATAAGTCCAATAATGCCTTGATAGCAAAAGTAAAAGCTACACATTTCAAAGTAGAATTTGGATTTGAAGCTGCGTAG
- a CDS encoding putative iron-sulfur cluster-binding metallochaperone, with protein MFTFKPTKEKKQESCCSTQKEESCDTESHSCCTPQPKGKAACPSCGEKAKGVLGKTLEHLLANEAKAGLSCLDGFYYCKTPTCKVIYFRGEEILTQHDVSVIVGLKEGASPVTVCYCFDWTKEKIEKELEETGKTDALEDIKAKMEDPGCSCEILNPSGGCCLGDVGKAIKEIEAGI; from the coding sequence ATGTTCACTTTTAAACCGACAAAAGAGAAAAAACAAGAGAGCTGCTGCAGTACCCAGAAGGAAGAATCCTGTGATACGGAATCCCATAGCTGCTGTACACCTCAGCCTAAAGGCAAGGCAGCCTGTCCATCCTGCGGAGAAAAAGCAAAAGGGGTTCTCGGCAAGACCCTGGAACATCTCCTTGCCAACGAAGCCAAGGCAGGCCTGAGCTGTCTGGACGGTTTTTACTACTGCAAGACACCCACCTGCAAAGTGATCTACTTCAGAGGAGAAGAGATACTGACACAGCATGACGTCTCTGTGATCGTAGGCCTCAAGGAAGGTGCCTCACCGGTCACGGTATGCTACTGTTTTGACTGGACAAAAGAGAAGATAGAAAAAGAGCTTGAAGAGACGGGGAAAACGGATGCCCTTGAGGACATCAAAGCCAAGATGGAAGACCCAGGATGCTCCTGTGAGATACTCAACCCAAGCGGCGGATGCTGCCTGGGGGATGTGGGCAAAGCGATCAAGGAGATCGAAGCTGGAATTTAA
- a CDS encoding thioredoxin family protein, whose amino-acid sequence MKYLIIIMALGTALIAGELPFEHDFHTALQKAKSQNKEVMMMYSATWCPECNYMKEVVFKNKEVAEYIQKHFIVLSLDIQKDTLPEGFKYIGIPTFFFIDENATEKDRIVGGDKADKFLKNLKEIK is encoded by the coding sequence ATGAAATATTTGATAATAATAATGGCATTGGGGACAGCATTGATCGCCGGTGAACTTCCCTTTGAACATGACTTCCATACAGCATTGCAGAAAGCCAAAAGCCAGAACAAAGAAGTGATGATGATGTATTCTGCAACATGGTGTCCGGAGTGTAACTATATGAAAGAGGTTGTGTTCAAAAACAAAGAAGTTGCCGAGTATATTCAAAAGCATTTTATTGTTCTGAGTCTTGATATTCAGAAAGATACTTTGCCGGAGGGGTTCAAGTATATCGGCATTCCTACCTTTTTCTTTATTGATGAAAATGCAACAGAGAAAGACAGGATCGTCGGTGGAGACAAGGCCGATAAATTCCTTAAGAACCTGAAAGAGATCAAATGA
- a CDS encoding pentapeptide repeat-containing protein: protein MRKILLAIIICINLLPAFDVNDLKLLKEEGDCVGCDLSHADLKDMDLTMSDLHDANLSHADLTNTLAHKVDFTHADLSDAAFVKANLKGASFVNALLKHVDFFEARIWKGDFSNAKIDQCNFDEAALGSAVFDNNDLSNSTFKGAILYKTVFHKNVAGIPR from the coding sequence ATGAGAAAAATACTGTTAGCTATCATTATCTGTATCAACCTGCTTCCGGCTTTCGATGTCAATGACCTGAAGTTGCTCAAAGAGGAGGGGGATTGCGTCGGATGTGACTTGAGTCATGCGGACTTGAAGGATATGGATCTGACTATGTCGGATCTGCATGATGCCAATTTAAGTCATGCCGACTTGACAAATACACTTGCGCACAAGGTAGATTTTACGCATGCCGATCTCAGTGATGCAGCATTTGTAAAAGCAAATCTAAAAGGGGCCAGTTTTGTGAATGCTCTCCTGAAGCATGTCGATTTTTTTGAAGCAAGGATCTGGAAAGGGGATTTTAGCAATGCAAAGATAGACCAATGCAATTTTGATGAAGCGGCACTCGGTTCAGCCGTATTCGACAACAACGATCTGTCCAATTCAACCTTTAAAGGCGCCATCCTCTATAAAACGGTTTTTCATAAAAATGTTGCAGGCATCCCCAGATAA
- a CDS encoding YbhB/YbcL family Raf kinase inhibitor-like protein, with product MFVRSPAFENGDQIPFEYGCHGSDVSIPLIFENVPEGTRSLALIMDDPDAPSGIFVHWVAYNIPSDLQGLPENVPDAPLLADGIRQGINDFGKTGYGGPCPPDRPHRYFIKLYALDVPLELDPGLSKEQLLGVMRGHVIEEAELMGIYAR from the coding sequence ATGTTTGTACGAAGTCCCGCTTTTGAAAACGGCGATCAGATACCTTTTGAGTATGGCTGTCACGGGAGTGATGTTTCCATCCCCCTGATCTTTGAAAATGTGCCGGAGGGTACGCGTTCCCTGGCTTTGATCATGGATGATCCGGATGCTCCCTCTGGCATCTTTGTGCATTGGGTAGCATACAACATACCTTCCGATCTACAGGGGTTGCCGGAAAATGTTCCCGATGCACCGCTGCTGGCTGACGGCATCAGACAGGGTATCAACGATTTTGGCAAAACAGGATATGGCGGCCCGTGCCCTCCTGACAGGCCTCACAGATATTTCATCAAACTTTACGCGCTGGATGTTCCTCTTGAATTAGATCCGGGTCTCAGCAAAGAGCAGCTACTTGGGGTAATGAGAGGACATGTGATAGAGGAGGCCGAACTGATGGGGATCTATGCCCGCTAA
- a CDS encoding SEL1-like repeat protein, translating to MKFLMVLIIVLTSLFANMFDDQAYEAYKNGRYKKAFKLYGESYSAKADYNLARFYERGIGTEKNQTKALWHYNKVYESMDFQNYKTCEDEMLPYYYVTLKKLHKDAQSKALKRFCKSAKNPFIVKCPAARVIPKTDRATLSEFDCSLYKRFPKSMKRILHIHAKMKDNDSVYEELLIKQYKSKMITAIRPIISYYIQKETKCIRSAQTNSDVERCLNDYEDFLHKALLSQQVTVGIRPSEEMLEKDPKLKKEMEDERKMYEERRIFLQQKATRKDKEEAVRKLKKLHNNVGIYYQ from the coding sequence ATGAAGTTTCTTATGGTTCTTATCATTGTGTTGACCTCTCTTTTTGCAAATATGTTTGACGATCAGGCTTATGAAGCGTATAAAAACGGACGCTACAAAAAAGCTTTCAAGCTCTATGGTGAATCATATTCTGCAAAGGCAGATTACAATTTGGCCCGGTTTTACGAGCGAGGCATAGGTACTGAAAAAAATCAAACAAAAGCACTGTGGCACTACAACAAAGTGTACGAGAGTATGGATTTTCAGAATTATAAAACCTGCGAAGATGAAATGCTTCCCTACTATTATGTGACACTCAAAAAACTTCATAAAGATGCGCAGAGTAAAGCGTTGAAGCGTTTTTGTAAAAGTGCCAAAAATCCTTTTATCGTCAAGTGTCCTGCCGCAAGAGTGATCCCGAAAACCGACCGTGCAACACTAAGTGAGTTCGACTGTTCTTTGTATAAAAGATTTCCAAAGAGCATGAAAAGAATTTTACACATTCATGCAAAAATGAAAGACAACGATTCCGTTTATGAAGAGCTTCTTATCAAACAATACAAATCCAAAATGATAACTGCTATCCGACCGATCATCAGCTACTACATTCAAAAAGAAACAAAGTGCATACGCAGTGCACAGACAAATAGTGATGTAGAGCGCTGCCTGAATGATTATGAGGATTTTTTGCATAAGGCTTTGTTGTCTCAGCAGGTAACTGTCGGCATACGTCCGTCTGAAGAGATGCTCGAAAAAGATCCCAAGCTGAAGAAAGAGATGGAAGATGAAAGAAAAATGTATGAAGAGAGAAGGATTTTTTTACAACAGAAAGCGACAAGAAAAGATAAAGAAGAAGCGGTAAGGAAATTAAAGAAACTGCATAATAATGTAGGTATTTACTATCAATGA
- a CDS encoding helix-turn-helix domain-containing protein, with product MAKRDLFEELKTGLEDAKAFEQDKLTLKTISITPKERKVLSADEIRSIREKYNMSRALFANFLHISPRTLEKWELGTSRPNEQASTLLALTDKYPDMIERLGTI from the coding sequence ATGGCTAAAAGAGATTTATTTGAAGAGTTAAAAACTGGGCTTGAAGATGCCAAAGCCTTTGAACAAGACAAACTGACACTTAAAACCATATCTATTACACCTAAAGAACGCAAAGTATTATCTGCAGATGAGATACGCTCCATTAGAGAAAAGTACAACATGAGCCGTGCACTTTTCGCAAACTTTCTGCACATCTCACCACGCACGCTGGAAAAATGGGAACTAGGCACAAGCCGACCAAATGAACAGGCTTCCACCCTACTTGCTTTGACAGACAAGTATCCCGATATGATAGAAAGGTTAGGGACGATTTAA